The following are from one region of the Haliaeetus albicilla chromosome 24, bHalAlb1.1, whole genome shotgun sequence genome:
- the LOC138690846 gene encoding PHD finger protein 7-like, which produces MSARKQKAPDSMEQACLLCRRAEADPALCGAKLEKRGLCAHVFCLFFANKLFQRRSRDGVRLEDIRRTIAQAAQKHCFVCGESGAAISCRETGCERSFHLPCAVEGGCVTQFFGLYRAFCWEHRPEQAVEAAPEENTTCLICLDLVEKRKSYGTMVCPACKHAWFHRGCIQNQAMHVGFSCFQCPHCQNEYRFLMEMLTMGIRIPRRGPSWEDDGAYEELYERHSRCDARECLCPGGREQAEQEGPWQLLLCCSCAAEGTHRRCSFMKHSTTSWECDACAGLGTASSASSELAGPSTASQAGSRQSLRSPAPETSSPSTGRQVAFGPPHGSLAPQTSSPGNEASGPSQGSAVLEGSSRSSPPGPDRMRNSSRLQRRAQHPYSRPRRRRDRSRAPATSAETSTPSQAAPGPSHSSPAPETSSPSTASQLPAGSSSGSPALESSGSSSPPGPVRMPDRSRLQRRAQHPYSRPGRRHGTSRAPSPSAGPDPPPPVQ; this is translated from the exons ATGTCCGCAAGGAAGCAGAAGGCCCCCGACTCGATGGAGCAGG catGCCTGCTGTGTCGCCGGGCAGAGGCTGACCCGGCTCTCTGCGGGGCCAAACTGGAGAAGCGAGGGCTCTGTGCCCACGTGTTTTGCCTG ttTTTTGCCAACAAGCTTTTTCAGCGACGGAGTAGGGATGGGGTTCGCCTTGAGGATATTCGACGTACAATCGCGCAGGCAGCGCAGAAG CACTGCTTCGTCTGTGGCGAGAGCGGGGCCGCCATCTCCTGCCGGGAAACAGGCTGCGAGCGCAGCTTCCATCTCCCCTGTGCCGTGGAGGGTGGATGCGTCACCCAATTCTTTGGGCTCTACAG GGCCTTCTGCTGGGAGCACCGCCCAGAGCAGGCAGTGGAGGCAGCTCCAGAGGAGAATACCACCTGCCTCATCTGTCTGGACCTTGTGGAGAAGAGAAAGTCCTACGGCACCATGGTATGCCCAGCGTGCAAACACGCCTGGTTCCACAGGGGCTGCATCCAGAATCAGGCTATGCACGTTGGCTTCTCCTGCTTCCAGTGCCCACATTGTCAAAATGAATATCGATTTCTGATGGAAATGCTCACCATGGGGATCCGAATCCCCAGGAG AGGACCATCATGGGAGGATGATGGTGCCTACGAAGAATTATATGAGAGGCATAGCCGCTGCGATGCCAGGGAGTGCCTTTGTCCcggaggcagggagcaggcagagcaagaGGG GCCCTGGCAActgctcctgtgctgctcctgcGCTGCCGAGGGCACCCACAGACGCTGCTCCTTCATGAAGCATAGCACAACTAGCTGGGAGTGCGACGCGTGTGCTGGCCTGGGCACCG CCTCCAGTGCCAGCTCGGAGCTCGCcggccccagcactgccagccaggCAGGATCGCGGCAATCGCTCAGGTCTCCGGCACCggagaccagcagccccagcactgggaGGCAGGTGGCATTCGGGCCACCCCATGGCTCCCTGGCACCGCAGACCAGCAGCCCCGGCAATGAGGCATCAGGGCCGTCCCAAGGCTCCGCAGTGCTTGAGGGCAGCAGCCGCTCCAGCCCCCCTGGGCCCGACCGCATGCGAAACAGCTCCCGCTTGCAACGCCGGGCCCAACACCCTTACAGCCGGCCCAGAAGACGCCGTGACAGGAGTCGTGCGCCAGCAACAAGTGCtgagaccagcacccccagccaggcggcgccggggccgtcCCACAGCTCCCCGGCACCcgagaccagcagccccagcaccgccaGCCAGCTGCCAGCGGGGTCCTCCTCTGGCTCCCCAGCACTTGAGAGCAGTGGAAGCTCCAGCCCCCCTGGGCCCGTGCGGATGCCAGACCGCTCCCGCTTGCAACGCCGGGCCCAACATCCCTACAGCCGGCCCGGACGCCGCCATGGAACCAGCCGTGCGCCATCCCCGAGCGCTGGTCCTGATCCCCCTCCACCCGTACAATAA